In Nymphaea colorata isolate Beijing-Zhang1983 chromosome 3, ASM883128v2, whole genome shotgun sequence, a genomic segment contains:
- the LOC116250586 gene encoding zinc finger protein CONSTANS-LIKE 10 isoform X2, translated as MGVVCDFCGDQRSVVYCKSDAACLCLSCDRNVHSANALSQRHSRTLLCDGCNSQPARVRCIEEKVSFCQNCDWNRHGGSTTTSEHKRQAINSYAGCPSAAELSRIWSFILEFPSSGDSKREQGMTLTSINEDSVTNCWEPSSSNTLDLTMQSQLGEMETTDKSSFWMDSSPLPPLNSMPFGVDQQDGMLDSALQKLSCDGMKDLGIFEDEELYEDFNMGDVDLTFENYEELFGNSQNNSQLPFDDGGADRLLLGKNVSAANSNGRNEIVLEASSSAADHASIDESLLARPAKKLHAACRSVVSDSVMPSHCPDTETTLCLPPRQACSNLSLAFSALSGESSAGDYQDCGMSSMLLMGEPPWFSTGSDNSHTQASRDNAVMRYKEKKKTRKERRGEKR; from the exons ATGGGTGTTGTGTGTGACTTTTGTGGAGATCAAAGATCTGTTGTTTACTGCAAGTCAGATGCTGCGTGCTTATGCCTTTCATGCGACCGGAATGTTCATTCAGCAAATGCACTTTCTCAACGCCATTCTCGGACGCTGTTGTGTGATGGATGCAATTCACAACCGGCTAGAGTCAGGTGTATTGAAGAAAAAGTgtcattttgtcaaaactgtGACTGGAACAGACATGGTGGTTCAACTACAACTTCTGAACACAAGAGACAGGCAATAAACTCTTATGCTGGCTGTCCCTCTGCTGCAGAACTTTCTAGAATATGGTCCTTTATTTTGGAATTTCCTTCTTCTGGGGATTCTAAACGTGAACAAGGGATGACCTTGACAAGCATTAACGAGGATAGTGTCACCAACTGTTGGGAGCCTTCAAGCAGCAACACTCTGGACCTAACTATGCAGAGCCAACTAGGAGAGATGGAAACCACAGATAAATCCAGTTTTTGGATGGACTCTTCACCATTGCCCCCATTAAACTCTATGCCATTTGGTGTGGATCAACAAGATGGAATGTTAGACTCTGCTCTACAAAAG TTATCGTGTGATGGAATGAAGGACCTTGGAATTTTTGAGGATGAAGAGCTATATGAAGACTTCAATATGGGTGATGTAGACCTAACGTTTGAGAATTATGAAGAACTTTTTGGAAATTCCCAGAATAACTCTCAACTTCCTTTTGATGATGGTGGTGCTGATAGGCTGTTATTGGGGAAGAATGTCTCTGCGGCCAACTCAAATGGAAGAAATGAGATTGTCTTAGAG GCTTCTTCTTCAGCAGCAGATCATGCATCAATTGATGAGTCCCTTCTTGCTCGTCCAGCAAAAAAATTGCATGCAGCATGCAGAAGTGTGGTCTCTGATTCGGTAATGCCAAGTCATTGCCCTGACACCGAGACAACTCTTTGTCTGCCACCAAGACAAGCATGTTCGAATTTGTCACTTGCATTTTCAGCATTGAGTGGTGAAAGCAGTGCTGGAGATTATCAAGATTGTGGGATGTCATCTATGCTCCTGATGGGGGAACCTCCTTGGTTTTCTACTGGTTCAGACAACTCACATACTCAAGCGAGCAGAGATAATGCTGTCATGCGttataaagagaagaaaaagactCGCAA GGAAAGGAGGGGGGAGAAGCGGTGA
- the LOC116250586 gene encoding zinc finger protein CONSTANS-LIKE 9 isoform X1, producing MGVVCDFCGDQRSVVYCKSDAACLCLSCDRNVHSANALSQRHSRTLLCDGCNSQPARVRCIEEKVSFCQNCDWNRHGGSTTTSEHKRQAINSYAGCPSAAELSRIWSFILEFPSSGDSKREQGMTLTSINEDSVTNCWEPSSSNTLDLTMQSQLGEMETTDKSSFWMDSSPLPPLNSMPFGVDQQDGMLDSALQKLSCDGMKDLGIFEDEELYEDFNMGDVDLTFENYEELFGNSQNNSQLPFDDGGADRLLLGKNVSAANSNGRNEIVLEASSSAADHASIDESLLARPAKKLHAACRSVVSDSVMPSHCPDTETTLCLPPRQACSNLSLAFSALSGESSAGDYQDCGMSSMLLMGEPPWFSTGSDNSHTQASRDNAVMRYKEKKKTRKFEKKIRYASRKARADIRKRVKGRFVKAGDAYDYDPLSETKSS from the exons ATGGGTGTTGTGTGTGACTTTTGTGGAGATCAAAGATCTGTTGTTTACTGCAAGTCAGATGCTGCGTGCTTATGCCTTTCATGCGACCGGAATGTTCATTCAGCAAATGCACTTTCTCAACGCCATTCTCGGACGCTGTTGTGTGATGGATGCAATTCACAACCGGCTAGAGTCAGGTGTATTGAAGAAAAAGTgtcattttgtcaaaactgtGACTGGAACAGACATGGTGGTTCAACTACAACTTCTGAACACAAGAGACAGGCAATAAACTCTTATGCTGGCTGTCCCTCTGCTGCAGAACTTTCTAGAATATGGTCCTTTATTTTGGAATTTCCTTCTTCTGGGGATTCTAAACGTGAACAAGGGATGACCTTGACAAGCATTAACGAGGATAGTGTCACCAACTGTTGGGAGCCTTCAAGCAGCAACACTCTGGACCTAACTATGCAGAGCCAACTAGGAGAGATGGAAACCACAGATAAATCCAGTTTTTGGATGGACTCTTCACCATTGCCCCCATTAAACTCTATGCCATTTGGTGTGGATCAACAAGATGGAATGTTAGACTCTGCTCTACAAAAG TTATCGTGTGATGGAATGAAGGACCTTGGAATTTTTGAGGATGAAGAGCTATATGAAGACTTCAATATGGGTGATGTAGACCTAACGTTTGAGAATTATGAAGAACTTTTTGGAAATTCCCAGAATAACTCTCAACTTCCTTTTGATGATGGTGGTGCTGATAGGCTGTTATTGGGGAAGAATGTCTCTGCGGCCAACTCAAATGGAAGAAATGAGATTGTCTTAGAG GCTTCTTCTTCAGCAGCAGATCATGCATCAATTGATGAGTCCCTTCTTGCTCGTCCAGCAAAAAAATTGCATGCAGCATGCAGAAGTGTGGTCTCTGATTCGGTAATGCCAAGTCATTGCCCTGACACCGAGACAACTCTTTGTCTGCCACCAAGACAAGCATGTTCGAATTTGTCACTTGCATTTTCAGCATTGAGTGGTGAAAGCAGTGCTGGAGATTATCAAGATTGTGGGATGTCATCTATGCTCCTGATGGGGGAACCTCCTTGGTTTTCTACTGGTTCAGACAACTCACATACTCAAGCGAGCAGAGATAATGCTGTCATGCGttataaagagaagaaaaagactCGCAA GTTTGAGAAAAAGATAAGATATGCTTCTCGTAAGGCCAGGGCTGACATCAGAAAACGTGTGAAGGGCAGGTTTGTCAAGGCTGGCGATGCCTATGATTATGACCCACTCTCTGAGACGAAAAGCAGCTGA